One window of Pseudomonas sp. ML2-2023-3 genomic DNA carries:
- the sfnG gene encoding dimethylsulfone monooxygenase SfnG: MSQDNIKFAYWVPNVSGGLVISKIEQRTSWDIDYNRKLAQIAEKAGFEYALSQIRFTAGYGAENQHESVTISHALLAATEKLKVIAAILPGPWSPVLAAKQLTTIDQFTNGRVAVNIVSGWFKGEFRAIGEPWLDHDERYRRSEEFIQALKGIWTQDNFSFHGDFYRFHDFTLKPKPLQQPHPEIFQGGSSRAAREMASRVSDWYFTNGNSVEGIKAQIDDIRAKAALNGHSVKVGVNAFVIARETEAEAQAVLEEIIAKADPEAVNGFGSEVKNAGASSPEGEGNWAKSTFEDLVQYNDGFKTNLIGTAQQIAERIVALKAVGVDLILSGFLHFHEEVEYFGRKVLPLVRERERELEREAVTAKAAALA; this comes from the coding sequence ATGAGCCAGGACAACATCAAGTTTGCCTACTGGGTTCCCAACGTCAGCGGGGGACTTGTAATCAGCAAGATCGAACAACGCACCAGCTGGGACATCGATTACAACCGCAAGCTGGCGCAAATCGCCGAAAAGGCCGGTTTCGAGTACGCCTTGTCACAGATCCGCTTTACCGCCGGTTATGGCGCCGAAAACCAGCATGAGTCGGTGACCATCAGCCACGCATTGTTGGCCGCCACCGAGAAGCTCAAAGTGATCGCTGCCATCCTGCCTGGGCCCTGGAGTCCGGTACTGGCTGCCAAACAGCTGACCACCATCGACCAGTTCACCAACGGTCGGGTTGCGGTCAATATCGTGTCGGGCTGGTTCAAGGGCGAGTTTCGGGCCATTGGCGAGCCGTGGCTGGACCACGATGAGCGCTATCGTCGCTCGGAAGAATTCATCCAGGCGCTCAAGGGCATCTGGACCCAGGACAACTTCAGTTTTCATGGCGACTTCTACCGTTTCCATGACTTCACGCTCAAACCCAAGCCACTGCAGCAACCGCACCCGGAAATCTTCCAGGGTGGCAGCTCACGCGCCGCGCGGGAGATGGCTTCGCGGGTTTCCGATTGGTACTTCACCAACGGCAACAGCGTCGAAGGCATCAAGGCCCAGATCGACGACATTCGGGCCAAGGCTGCGCTCAATGGCCATTCGGTGAAAGTCGGGGTGAACGCTTTTGTCATCGCCAGAGAAACCGAAGCTGAGGCTCAAGCGGTACTGGAGGAGATCATCGCGAAGGCCGATCCAGAGGCCGTCAACGGTTTCGGCAGCGAGGTGAAGAACGCCGGCGCCTCCAGTCCTGAAGGAGAAGGGAACTGGGCCAAGTCCACTTTCGAAGACCTGGTGCAGTACAACGACGGCTTCAAGACCAACCTGATCGGTACTGCGCAGCAGATTGCTGAACGCATCGTAGCCCTCAAGGCCGTGGGCGTGGACCTGATCCTCAGTGGCTTCCTGCACTTTCATGAAGAAGTGGAGTACTTCGGCAGAAAGGTGTTGCCGTTGGTGCGGGAGCGGGAGCGGGAGCTGGAGCGCGAGGCGGTCACGGCCAAGGCTGCGGCACTCGCTTAA
- a CDS encoding response regulator transcription factor, whose amino-acid sequence MDVLLIEDDPVHRAFLKEVIELALPECTRLLEAEDGLAGERLAHEYGITAVVMDLQMPRRTGVEAAKTIWRDRPDTSILFWSNYADEAYVRGISRIVPEGAAYGYVLKTASEERLRLALRSLFIEQQCVIDREIRGVQQKSQDQVLGLTDTEYEVLQDIALGLTDRAIASRRCLSLRSVQNRLQQLYEKLGVYQPTDGHLGSYTYNLRARAVSIALMRKLLNRNAMEQAETELQQWLRDPRHVPRQSS is encoded by the coding sequence ATGGATGTCTTGTTGATTGAAGATGACCCCGTTCATCGCGCATTTCTCAAGGAAGTTATAGAACTGGCGCTTCCTGAATGCACCCGGTTGCTGGAAGCCGAGGACGGGCTGGCAGGAGAGCGACTGGCCCATGAGTATGGGATCACGGCGGTAGTCATGGATTTGCAGATGCCCAGACGCACCGGGGTGGAGGCTGCCAAGACGATCTGGCGAGACCGGCCCGATACATCGATTCTGTTTTGGTCTAATTATGCTGATGAAGCCTATGTGCGAGGCATCTCGCGAATCGTTCCAGAGGGTGCTGCTTACGGCTATGTGCTCAAGACCGCCTCGGAGGAGCGCTTGCGCCTGGCGCTGCGCAGTCTTTTCATTGAGCAACAATGCGTCATAGATCGTGAGATACGCGGCGTGCAGCAGAAGTCCCAAGACCAGGTGCTTGGCCTGACGGACACCGAGTATGAAGTGCTGCAAGACATCGCACTGGGACTAACAGACCGTGCCATAGCCAGTCGACGCTGCCTTTCATTGCGCAGCGTACAAAATCGATTGCAGCAGTTGTACGAAAAGCTCGGTGTCTATCAGCCAACCGATGGCCATCTGGGTAGCTATACATACAATCTCAGAGCTCGTGCGGTCAGCATCGCATTGATGCGAAAATTGCTTAACCGCAATGCCATGGAGCAAGCCGAAACGGAATTGCAGCAATGGCTTCGCGACCCCCGACACGTCCCCCGCCAATCATCTTGA
- a CDS encoding GAF domain-containing sensor histidine kinase: MTVKRPSIHAEDVLHHFLGISRALAGQLDFQSMIDAISEEIRIILPHDHLDISLLLLDGENHLHAYETGLHTAWSNFANHPLPIVESPIRALLLGEEPYILSQDATTDPRYQFAGAFNTPIFDAGLRSRLHVPLRARGEIIGALSCSKHAADYYTLEDVHHTQHVADLLASYLYALRQTDQAKRLAIAETQIRAREEGLRLGALRLTEELENERQRIGMDLHDQTLADMTRLHRRIARLMTVDTLSGNDLKPVSDALQESMQELRLIIDAVKPTVLQLFGLEEGVEDLLLRSVRNSGLSIATRLRDTTGGLANKLAEPQKIALFRIIQEAVNNAIKHAYPDSIDIKISRAANRLQLSIVDDGLGLDRDNLLNCGGIQNMKIRARLLDAQLQIETGPQGKGTHVCISLPLPVPHIEPEQTV; encoded by the coding sequence ATGACCGTGAAACGACCCAGCATCCATGCCGAGGATGTCCTCCATCACTTTCTCGGCATCTCCAGGGCCCTCGCGGGTCAGTTGGACTTCCAGTCGATGATCGATGCAATTTCCGAGGAAATTCGCATCATCCTGCCCCATGATCACCTGGACATCAGCTTGCTGTTGCTGGATGGAGAAAACCATCTGCATGCTTATGAAACGGGGTTACACACCGCATGGAGCAACTTTGCCAATCACCCGCTGCCTATCGTGGAAAGTCCGATCCGTGCCCTGCTGTTGGGAGAGGAACCTTACATCCTCAGTCAAGACGCTACGACTGACCCCCGCTATCAGTTTGCCGGCGCGTTCAACACGCCCATTTTCGATGCGGGACTGCGCAGCCGACTTCACGTGCCGTTGCGGGCGCGAGGTGAAATTATCGGTGCATTGAGCTGTTCCAAACATGCAGCCGATTACTACACCCTGGAAGACGTGCACCATACCCAGCATGTCGCCGATCTGCTGGCGTCCTACCTCTACGCACTACGCCAGACCGATCAAGCAAAAAGACTGGCGATCGCCGAAACCCAGATTCGCGCCCGAGAAGAGGGCTTGCGCCTGGGTGCCCTGCGCTTGACCGAGGAGCTGGAAAACGAACGGCAGCGCATTGGCATGGATTTACACGACCAGACGCTGGCCGACATGACGCGCCTGCACCGCCGGATCGCCCGCCTGATGACCGTGGATACGCTGTCGGGGAATGACCTGAAACCCGTCAGTGACGCGTTGCAAGAGAGCATGCAGGAGCTGCGCCTTATCATTGATGCGGTCAAACCCACAGTGCTCCAGCTTTTCGGCCTGGAAGAAGGCGTAGAGGATTTGTTGTTGCGCAGTGTGCGCAACAGTGGCCTGAGCATTGCCACTCGCCTGCGTGACACCACAGGCGGGTTAGCAAACAAGCTTGCAGAGCCGCAGAAAATTGCCCTGTTCCGCATCATCCAGGAAGCGGTTAACAACGCTATCAAACATGCTTATCCGGACTCCATCGACATCAAGATCAGCCGGGCCGCGAACCGCCTGCAGCTTTCCATCGTCGATGATGGCCTCGGACTTGACCGGGATAATCTGCTGAACTGCGGCGGTATACAGAACATGAAAATCCGCGCTCGCTTGCTCGATGCCCAACTGCAGATCGAGACCGGTCCGCAAGGCAAGGGAACACACGTCTGTATAAGTCTGCCCCTGCCCGTCCCTCACATTGAACCGGAGCAAACCGTTTGA
- a CDS encoding ABC transporter substrate-binding protein, which translates to MKIRPLRCLFLSSALLLSPFMQVQADTADKTIALSNNYAGNSWRQNMLGSWKQTTDDAVKKGVIASADAFTTGENQATEQAAQIQNLILQGYSAIVINAASPTALNGAVKQACDAGIIVVSFDGIVTEPCAYRISMDFKKSGLDQMDYLAKRFPNGANILEIRGLAGVSVDEQIHSGIVAGAQKYPNLKIVGSVNGNWSQTAAQKAVAGILPSLPPIDALVTQGDDGYGAAQAFMSAGRPTPTIIFGNREEELSWWKKQKDANGYQSFSISSAPSISSLAFWVAQQLLDGKKMPHDLLSPAVSVTQDSLEPALKGLEKGGIVSQVYSVEDVATLTSPSAH; encoded by the coding sequence ATGAAAATTCGTCCGTTGCGATGCCTGTTTCTATCAAGCGCGCTGTTGCTTTCTCCCTTCATGCAAGTGCAGGCCGATACGGCCGACAAGACCATCGCCTTGTCCAATAACTACGCGGGTAATTCCTGGCGTCAGAATATGCTTGGCAGCTGGAAGCAGACCACCGACGACGCTGTGAAAAAAGGCGTTATCGCTTCCGCAGACGCCTTCACAACCGGTGAAAATCAGGCCACCGAGCAAGCGGCACAAATCCAGAACCTCATCCTTCAGGGTTACAGCGCCATCGTCATCAACGCAGCGTCGCCGACCGCTCTAAATGGCGCCGTCAAGCAGGCCTGCGATGCGGGCATTATCGTCGTGTCCTTCGATGGCATCGTCACCGAACCCTGTGCCTATCGCATCTCCATGGACTTTAAAAAAAGCGGTCTTGACCAGATGGATTATCTGGCCAAACGCTTCCCAAATGGCGCAAACATACTGGAGATTCGCGGGCTGGCAGGCGTCTCGGTGGATGAGCAGATCCATTCCGGGATCGTTGCGGGCGCGCAAAAGTATCCCAACCTGAAAATCGTTGGTTCGGTCAATGGCAACTGGTCACAGACTGCCGCGCAGAAAGCGGTGGCGGGCATTTTACCTAGCCTGCCACCTATAGATGCCTTGGTGACTCAAGGGGATGACGGTTACGGCGCGGCCCAGGCGTTCATGTCCGCTGGACGGCCGACGCCGACGATTATCTTCGGTAATCGCGAGGAAGAGCTGTCGTGGTGGAAGAAACAGAAAGACGCCAACGGCTACCAAAGCTTTTCGATTTCCAGCGCTCCGAGCATCTCCAGCCTGGCGTTCTGGGTAGCCCAGCAATTGCTGGATGGCAAGAAAATGCCCCATGACTTGCTGTCGCCAGCAGTCAGCGTGACTCAGGACTCACTGGAGCCTGCACTCAAGGGCCTTGAGAAGGGCGGGATTGTCAGTCAGGTCTACAGCGTCGAGGACGTCGCCACGCTGACAAGCCCATCCGCTCATTGA
- a CDS encoding sugar ABC transporter ATP-binding protein, with the protein MSDFQRALVTFQGIGKSFGAVRALCDVNLSVQAGECLGLIGHNGAGKSTLMQVLAGTLPADCGALLVGDQEVRSSYGVQVARQHGIRCVFQELSLCPNLSVAENTRLMSPAIRGWGWRRKARALIEASLDQIFPGHDIRGDDIVAELPIGKRQMVEIARAFVRVDERLDLVILDEPTSSLDSRVAEQLLQFVRRFVGAGGSIVLISHILGEMLDTCDRITVMRDGRVVEIRPAANFTHASLVECMGSAAKAACEQHVFVSRRAHGSPVVAQRPARQANAMTVNAHPGEIVGLTGLAGHGQSQLLIQILRHRIARGQGAALVAGDRQNDGVFAMWSIAENITISSLAHLKRGALIDPDAEHAMAEEWQKRMGIRTPDMGNPILSLSGGNQQKALFARALASRSDLILMDDPMRGVDVGTKREVYSIIAQEAAKGRTFIWYTTELEELDYCDHIYVFRDGQAVLDLPRSQLSEEQILRCSFVEQTA; encoded by the coding sequence ATGTCTGACTTTCAACGAGCGCTGGTAACCTTCCAAGGTATCGGCAAATCGTTTGGCGCTGTTCGTGCCCTGTGTGACGTCAACCTGAGTGTTCAGGCCGGAGAGTGCCTGGGGTTGATCGGCCATAACGGCGCGGGTAAATCCACACTGATGCAGGTCTTGGCCGGCACTCTTCCTGCCGACTGCGGTGCGCTGCTGGTCGGCGATCAGGAAGTACGCTCCAGCTATGGCGTGCAGGTGGCACGCCAGCACGGGATCCGCTGTGTGTTTCAGGAACTGTCGTTATGCCCAAACCTCAGCGTGGCCGAAAATACCCGGCTGATGTCACCGGCTATTCGTGGCTGGGGCTGGCGACGTAAAGCCAGGGCGCTGATCGAAGCCAGTCTTGATCAGATTTTTCCGGGCCATGATATTCGTGGCGACGACATCGTTGCCGAGTTGCCGATCGGCAAACGCCAGATGGTCGAAATTGCCCGTGCATTCGTGCGTGTCGATGAACGCCTGGACTTGGTGATCCTCGATGAACCCACGTCCTCTCTGGATTCGCGGGTTGCCGAACAACTCCTGCAGTTTGTCCGGCGGTTTGTCGGCGCTGGCGGCAGCATCGTGCTCATTAGCCACATTCTTGGGGAGATGCTGGACACCTGTGACCGCATTACCGTAATGCGTGACGGGCGAGTGGTAGAGATTCGCCCCGCGGCGAATTTTACCCACGCGTCCCTGGTGGAGTGCATGGGGAGCGCCGCAAAGGCGGCTTGCGAACAGCACGTTTTTGTCTCGCGACGGGCCCATGGTTCTCCCGTGGTGGCTCAACGTCCGGCCCGTCAAGCCAATGCAATGACAGTCAATGCGCATCCTGGCGAAATCGTCGGTCTCACCGGGTTGGCAGGACATGGCCAAAGCCAGTTACTCATTCAAATACTGCGTCACCGTATTGCCAGGGGGCAGGGCGCCGCGCTCGTGGCCGGGGATCGACAAAATGACGGTGTGTTTGCGATGTGGTCTATCGCCGAGAACATCACGATCAGTTCGTTGGCCCACCTGAAGCGCGGCGCTCTGATTGATCCGGACGCAGAGCATGCTATGGCTGAAGAATGGCAAAAACGCATGGGAATCCGCACCCCGGATATGGGAAACCCCATCCTTTCACTGTCGGGCGGTAATCAACAAAAAGCACTGTTCGCCCGCGCATTGGCATCGCGCAGCGATCTGATCCTGATGGATGATCCCATGCGTGGCGTTGATGTCGGCACCAAGCGTGAGGTGTACTCGATCATCGCTCAGGAGGCGGCCAAAGGGCGCACCTTCATCTGGTACACCACTGAGCTGGAAGAGCTCGATTACTGTGACCACATCTATGTGTTTCGTGATGGCCAGGCAGTCCTTGACCTGCCACGCAGCCAACTAAGCGAGGAGCAGATTCTTCGCTGCTCCTTTGTGGAGCAAACGGCATGA
- a CDS encoding ABC transporter permease, translating into MNASTSLPLKGAAVKSPGLNYARLLRSALPGVSLVVLLITIFIMQPRAMSYMGMNLMLNLAVPIALATVAQMLIITVNDLDLSLGSFISFVACVAATLLDQHPVLGCLALLGCIAVYALLGALIHIRHLPSIVVTLGMSFVWMGAAVLLLPAPGGSAPEWLQSLVRIKTPLLPFAIIVCVVLAIAVHVFLMRSTLGVVLRGAGGNPLAIAKAGWSLLRIKITMYALAGTFGVFAGLFLVGLTTSADASIALRYTLLSIAGVILGGGEFVGGRVSPTGAVLGALTLVLAGSLLSFMRISPDWQMGAQGAILILVLALRTSVNRLEARPL; encoded by the coding sequence ATGAATGCATCTACCTCGCTACCGCTGAAAGGCGCTGCGGTCAAATCGCCCGGATTGAACTATGCACGCCTGCTGCGCAGTGCGTTGCCCGGGGTTTCACTCGTGGTGCTGCTGATCACCATTTTCATCATGCAGCCCAGGGCCATGAGTTACATGGGCATGAACCTGATGCTTAACCTTGCGGTGCCAATCGCCTTGGCGACCGTCGCCCAGATGCTGATCATCACCGTCAACGATCTTGACCTGTCGCTGGGCAGTTTTATCAGCTTCGTCGCCTGCGTGGCGGCAACGTTGCTGGACCAGCACCCCGTACTTGGCTGCCTGGCATTGCTCGGATGCATTGCGGTGTACGCGTTGCTGGGCGCGCTGATTCATATACGTCACTTGCCTTCCATCGTCGTAACTCTCGGCATGTCGTTCGTGTGGATGGGCGCTGCTGTGCTGTTGTTGCCTGCGCCGGGAGGCAGTGCGCCTGAATGGCTGCAGAGCCTGGTTCGTATCAAGACACCTTTGCTGCCTTTCGCGATCATTGTCTGTGTGGTGCTGGCGATTGCCGTACATGTGTTTTTGATGCGTTCGACGCTGGGTGTTGTGTTGCGGGGGGCGGGGGGAAATCCGCTGGCCATTGCGAAGGCAGGATGGTCGCTGCTGCGTATCAAGATAACCATGTATGCGCTGGCCGGTACATTCGGGGTCTTCGCCGGCCTGTTTTTAGTCGGCCTGACCACCTCTGCAGACGCAAGCATCGCGCTGCGTTACACCTTGTTGTCCATCGCGGGCGTGATCCTCGGTGGCGGTGAGTTTGTCGGCGGCCGCGTCTCGCCCACCGGCGCAGTGCTGGGAGCCCTGACACTGGTGCTGGCAGGCTCGCTGCTGTCCTTTATGCGCATTTCGCCAGACTGGCAGATGGGTGCCCAGGGCGCGATTCTGATTCTCGTCCTCGCCTTGCGTACGTCCGTCAACCGTCTTGAGGCTCGCCCACTATGA
- a CDS encoding ABC transporter permease — MKRVPLLTTVMGKPWVWSFLAALLIWIATIAFTGGQGAGSLLSGSLSFSAFFVIVGIGQMFVITTGPGNIDLSIPANIALSGAIGMKLMDGQPGLIWLGVLGVLGAGMLIGCANYALIRVLRIPPIIATLSASFLLQSMAIAYGRSIRIQPPEMFYQFCTGNILGVPYLTISVVLLAVVMGYVLTRSIYGRWTIAIGQNARAAELAGGHVNLIRFATYVLSAVFASLCGLLLAGFSGGASLSMGEEYLLASIAVVVIGGTSVAGGFSNVPGIWGAALFLYLLVSMLNTFGASAGVRLILTGLIIIAVITAVSGRKSARTA; from the coding sequence ATGAAGCGTGTTCCGTTACTCACCACGGTCATGGGCAAGCCCTGGGTATGGTCGTTCCTCGCCGCCTTGCTGATTTGGATCGCGACCATTGCGTTCACCGGGGGCCAGGGTGCAGGTTCGCTGTTGTCAGGTTCATTGAGCTTCTCGGCGTTCTTCGTGATAGTCGGCATCGGCCAGATGTTTGTGATTACCACGGGCCCGGGCAACATAGATTTGTCGATTCCGGCCAATATCGCACTCAGCGGGGCCATTGGCATGAAGTTGATGGACGGCCAGCCAGGTCTGATCTGGTTGGGCGTTCTAGGTGTACTGGGGGCCGGTATGTTGATCGGTTGTGCCAACTACGCCTTGATCCGGGTGCTTCGCATACCGCCGATCATTGCCACGCTGTCAGCCAGTTTCCTGTTGCAGTCAATGGCGATTGCCTACGGTCGAAGCATTCGGATCCAGCCACCGGAAATGTTCTACCAGTTCTGCACCGGCAACATCTTGGGCGTGCCGTACCTGACGATCAGCGTCGTGCTGCTGGCAGTCGTCATGGGCTACGTGCTGACACGCAGCATCTACGGCCGCTGGACGATCGCCATTGGCCAGAACGCCCGTGCTGCGGAGCTTGCCGGTGGCCATGTCAACCTGATCCGCTTCGCGACCTACGTACTCAGTGCGGTCTTTGCCAGCCTCTGCGGCCTTCTGCTGGCCGGTTTTTCCGGCGGGGCTTCGTTGAGCATGGGCGAGGAGTACCTGCTGGCCTCGATTGCAGTCGTGGTGATCGGCGGGACCTCAGTGGCGGGTGGATTTTCCAACGTGCCCGGCATCTGGGGAGCGGCGCTGTTTCTTTATCTGCTGGTAAGCATGCTCAACACCTTTGGCGCCAGCGCCGGGGTGCGCTTGATCCTTACCGGCCTGATCATCATTGCGGTCATCACCGCCGTCAGTGGCCGCAAGTCGGCACGCACTGCCTGA
- a CDS encoding SMP-30/gluconolactonase/LRE family protein has translation MFEPHYEYIDERFRALTLPNTQLEQLYNQCRWAEGPVWFNDGGYLLWSDIPNQRILRWTPEQGVSVFRQDSNFANGNTRDLQGRLVTCEHGPRRVTRTEPDGSITVIADRYQGKRLNSPNDVVVHRDGAIWFTDPTYGILTDYEGFKAEQEQQGQNVYRVDPVTGEVQCVADDFVQPNGLAFSADGKTLYIADSARTHDLAAPHHIRALEVIDHCRLGRSRVFAEIEPGIPDGLRVDVQGNVWTSAGDGIQCFAPDGTLLGKILLPEKVANLTFGGPRRNRLFITANTSLYMIHVAVAGAQMP, from the coding sequence ATGTTTGAACCTCACTATGAATACATCGATGAACGCTTCCGCGCATTGACACTGCCCAACACTCAACTCGAGCAGCTCTACAACCAATGCCGCTGGGCCGAGGGGCCGGTCTGGTTTAACGACGGTGGTTACCTCTTGTGGAGTGACATTCCCAACCAGCGTATTTTGCGCTGGACGCCAGAGCAGGGCGTGTCGGTGTTTCGTCAAGACTCCAACTTCGCCAACGGCAATACCCGAGATCTTCAGGGCCGACTGGTCACCTGTGAACACGGCCCACGCCGCGTGACCCGCACTGAGCCGGACGGGTCGATCACGGTGATCGCGGATCGTTACCAGGGCAAACGCCTGAACTCACCGAACGACGTGGTGGTTCACCGTGACGGCGCCATCTGGTTTACTGACCCGACCTACGGAATCCTCACTGATTACGAAGGCTTCAAGGCTGAGCAGGAACAGCAGGGCCAGAATGTCTATCGGGTCGATCCGGTGACGGGTGAAGTCCAATGCGTGGCGGATGATTTCGTTCAGCCCAATGGCCTGGCGTTTTCGGCCGATGGCAAGACTCTGTACATTGCCGACTCGGCGCGCACACATGACCTCGCAGCCCCACATCACATTCGAGCGCTGGAGGTGATAGACCACTGTCGCTTGGGTCGTTCGCGGGTGTTCGCCGAGATCGAACCCGGGATCCCCGACGGCTTGCGCGTCGATGTACAAGGAAACGTGTGGACGAGCGCGGGTGACGGGATTCAATGCTTTGCTCCTGACGGCACATTACTGGGCAAGATCCTGCTGCCGGAGAAAGTCGCCAACCTCACGTTCGGCGGTCCACGTCGCAACCGCTTGTTTATCACCGCCAATACGTCGCTCTACATGATCCATGTGGCGGTGGCGGGCGCACAGATGCCGTGA
- a CDS encoding SIR2 family protein codes for MVRAGHVRVIVTTNFDRLMENALRDAGIEPTIVSSVDTLAGAEPITHSQCFILKIHGDLQGRQDPEYGCGIG; via the coding sequence ATGGTGCGCGCTGGACACGTACGTGTCATCGTCACGACTAACTTCGACAGGCTGATGGAAAATGCTCTGCGTGATGCCGGCATTGAGCCCACTATCGTGAGCTCAGTCGACACCTTGGCAGGGGCCGAGCCGATCACCCATTCGCAGTGCTTCATCCTCAAAATTCATGGGGACTTACAAGGACGCCAGGATCCTGAATACGGATGTGGAATTGGGTGA
- a CDS encoding MbcA/ParS/Xre antitoxin family protein, translated as MQDVGVVWQKAEQVFGDKAKAAVWLSTPRHMFGGLTAIDFVKNEGCSELVIEVLTQIEHGHAC; from the coding sequence ATGCAAGATGTAGGCGTGGTGTGGCAGAAGGCCGAGCAGGTGTTTGGTGACAAAGCCAAAGCGGCGGTGTGGCTGTCAACACCCAGGCATATGTTTGGGGGGCTGACAGCAATCGACTTTGTGAAAAACGAGGGATGCTCAGAGCTCGTGATTGAGGTGCTGACCCAGATCGAGCACGGACACGCCTGCTGA
- a CDS encoding DUF4062 domain-containing protein, with protein MKVFVSSVVSGFEQYRAAARKAITLLGHTPVMCEDFGARPCSSQHACMTEVDQADVVVLILGANFGYQTKTGESVTQQEFRRAKAAGKPILAFLETVEMEERQKAFSWEVSDYLDGLFRVTFTDQYQLSDAIVQGLNQMTLNRKAISEQEFMQRLQQRNGNGRWGGYDHEARLEVAFLPQPEIAGTLRSAHAQHEAFFLKVCQAGLGSLKGGYKDFDTAEQTGIDTPEVKWRHHESGLCSVSISLANASTSRNVMDSFYLSPSLVRKGAEAAFSLLSEGKGGWFQIGLYGVDHKLFAEPPATATNSISMPHRSQQNLEERNLMIPATPGAYRHWLDEVMFRFERRMSM; from the coding sequence ATGAAGGTGTTTGTTAGCTCCGTCGTCAGTGGGTTCGAGCAGTACCGAGCAGCAGCTAGGAAAGCCATCACCTTACTGGGGCACACGCCGGTCATGTGCGAAGACTTCGGAGCGCGCCCGTGCTCCTCACAGCATGCGTGCATGACCGAGGTCGACCAGGCTGATGTCGTCGTGCTGATCCTGGGCGCGAATTTTGGCTATCAGACGAAAACAGGGGAGTCTGTGACCCAGCAGGAGTTTCGGCGTGCAAAGGCTGCAGGCAAACCGATCCTGGCTTTCCTCGAAACCGTGGAGATGGAAGAGCGTCAGAAGGCATTCTCCTGGGAAGTATCGGACTACCTTGATGGCCTGTTCCGGGTGACCTTCACCGATCAGTACCAGCTCTCGGACGCCATTGTTCAGGGCTTGAATCAGATGACCTTGAACCGTAAGGCCATCTCTGAGCAAGAGTTCATGCAGCGCTTACAGCAGAGAAATGGCAATGGTCGGTGGGGTGGTTATGATCACGAGGCCCGTCTGGAGGTAGCCTTCCTCCCGCAGCCCGAAATTGCTGGCACGTTGCGCTCCGCCCATGCCCAGCACGAGGCGTTCTTCTTGAAGGTCTGCCAGGCCGGCCTGGGTTCGCTCAAAGGCGGCTACAAAGACTTCGACACTGCCGAGCAGACGGGGATCGATACCCCTGAGGTTAAGTGGCGGCATCATGAAAGCGGGCTCTGCTCGGTCTCTATTTCCCTGGCCAATGCGTCGACCTCGCGAAACGTCATGGACTCCTTCTACCTGTCGCCCTCCTTGGTCAGAAAAGGGGCCGAGGCTGCGTTCAGCTTGCTGAGCGAAGGGAAGGGGGGGTGGTTTCAAATTGGCCTGTATGGCGTTGATCACAAGCTCTTTGCAGAGCCTCCAGCAACTGCGACCAACAGCATTTCGATGCCGCACCGCTCTCAGCAGAATCTGGAGGAGCGGAATCTGATGATCCCAGCCACACCGGGGGCGTACCGCCATTGGTTGGACGAGGTGATGTTCCGCTTTGAGCGCAGAATGTCGATGTGA
- a CDS encoding VIT family protein has product MKFMHRHTELHRSDRIGWLRAAVLGANDGIVSTASLLIGVAAANATHSTLIVTGMAGLVAGAMSMAAGEYVSVHSQADTEQADLSRERAELASNPKSEHSELAHIYMHRGVSSDLAHQVADQLMAHDALGAHARDELGISEALTAKPLQAALASAASFVLGAALPLAVIFIAPSHSVVPWISGMSLIFLAGLGAIAAKAGGAKIGIGAWRVTLWGALAMGITAAVGVLFGAVV; this is encoded by the coding sequence ATGAAATTCATGCACAGGCACACCGAGCTCCACCGCAGTGACCGTATCGGCTGGCTGCGTGCCGCAGTCCTGGGGGCCAATGACGGGATCGTCTCCACCGCCAGCCTGTTGATTGGCGTCGCCGCCGCCAACGCCACCCACTCCACGCTGATCGTGACCGGTATGGCCGGGCTGGTGGCGGGCGCCATGTCCATGGCGGCGGGTGAATACGTTTCCGTGCACTCCCAGGCCGATACCGAACAGGCTGACTTGTCGCGGGAACGGGCCGAACTGGCCAGCAACCCGAAATCCGAACACAGCGAGCTTGCCCACATCTACATGCACCGAGGGGTATCATCCGACTTGGCGCACCAGGTGGCCGATCAATTAATGGCGCACGATGCACTGGGCGCACACGCCCGAGACGAGCTAGGCATCAGCGAAGCACTCACGGCCAAACCACTGCAAGCCGCACTCGCCTCAGCCGCCAGTTTCGTGCTTGGCGCCGCGTTGCCCCTGGCGGTCATTTTCATCGCCCCGTCCCACAGTGTAGTGCCGTGGATATCTGGCATGTCGCTGATATTTCTTGCCGGCCTTGGCGCCATTGCAGCCAAGGCCGGGGGTGCAAAAATAGGGATCGGCGCTTGGCGGGTAACCCTCTGGGGGGCGTTGGCCATGGGCATTACGGCAGCCGTGGGGGTGCTGTTCGGGGCGGTGGTTTAG